One Brassica napus cultivar Da-Ae chromosome C2, Da-Ae, whole genome shotgun sequence DNA window includes the following coding sequences:
- the LOC106425501 gene encoding disease resistance protein RRS1 isoform X2, whose amino-acid sequence MGRRLCGVKSIQPLLDNEETKPNGEENEREDIESILLEASGLSFVVDPGAFQDMCNLRLLKIYSSDPERRPGLDLSMGLLYLPYELRLLHWENYALRTLPEEFDPDNLVELNMPYSQLEELWEESKNLNSLKTINLHHSEKLVHIQELKDAHYLQLVDLQGCTSLQIFPVIEHLNHLQVLNICGCIGIKMFPEVPQNIKELSLKGTSISEIPASIESLSKLVKLDLGNCKELLNFLVKIYNMESLQKLNLSGCKKLKSFPEIPNRVENLQYLGLSGTAIEELHTSLSNMVCLKVLEVSKNLKPPFSLKDLKDLKVVEIDEEIHKTS is encoded by the exons ATGGGTCGCAGACTTTGCGGCGTTAAGAGCATTCAACCTCTTCTAGACAATgaagaaaccaaaccaaatggGGAAGAAAAT GAAAGGGAAGACATTGAGAGCATATTACTTGAAGCATCTGGTTTGAGCTTTGTTGTTGACCCTGGTGCGTTTCAGGATATGTGTAATCTTAGACTGCTTAAAATTTACAGCTCAGATCCTGAAAGGCGTCCTGGACTCGATCTTTCCATGGGTCTACTATATTTGCCTTACGAGCTACGGCTTCTCCATTGGGAGAATTACGCTTTGCGAACCCTGCCTGAAGAGTTTGATCCTGACAACCTTGTGGAACTGAATATGCCTTACAGTCAACTTGAGGAACTTTGGGAAGAATCCAAG AACCTCAACTCTCTGAAGACAATCAATCTTCATCACTCTGAGAAACTAGTTCACATCCAAGAACTTAAAGACGCTCACTATCTTCAGCTAGTCGATCTACAAGGCTGTACTAGCTTGCAGATCTTTCCAGTCATAGAGCATTTAAATCACCTCCAGGTTCTCAATATATGTGGCTGCATAGGGATCAAAATGTTTCCAGAGGTTCCACAAAACATCAAAGAACTGTCTCTCAAAGGAACCAGCATAAGTGAAATACCCGCATCTATTGAGTCCCTCTCAAAACTAGTCAAGCTGGACCTAGGGAACTGCAAAGAGCTTCTGAATTTTTTAGTAAAGATCTACAACATGGAGTCTCTTCAAAAGCTCAATCTTTCTGGATGCAAAAAGCTCAAGAGCTTCCCTGAGATCCCAAACCGAGTAGAGAATCTCCAGTATCTCGGTCTAAGCGGTACAGCCATTGAGGAATTACACACTTCACTTTCTAACATGGTTTGTCTAAAAGTGCTTGAAGTGAGTAAGAACCTTAAGCCGCCTTTCAGCCTGAAGGACTTAAAGGATCTGAAGGTTGTT
- the LOC106425501 gene encoding probable disease resistance protein At4g19520 isoform X1: MARTSVKTTVTEQARLSPFSRGSSHHDVFISSSCDGTRDTFVSHLSAALKRVNITVMEEDDKNKVPETRQYLPKKTRLGIERSKICIVVLSEDFASSKHSLTTLAEIIEWRHSKTGATVVPVFYGVDRSLVEQQIGKYGEAFSKHEASEPKDRVTEWRNALTEAASIKEGLHSNAESSDLKLMEDIVSYVHGRLIPADKIGVSSRVLEIENLLSKQPWVVRSIGIWGMPGIGKTTIAKAAFDQTKGNFKSRSRFIQNFEREFEKEGMSRLRGQHLPSHVKEKLDINRSITNNSQREESVFLVLDDVRNPINAESFLGGFEWFDPGSVIIITSRNKQVLVQCRMVEIYEVKGLDDKEGLKLFSQCAFGEPKPEDGHLKVSEMIVKYANGNAKALSHYGNELKGKKPEEMEIEFCKLKLNPPAEILEVFKNSYNELSENEKNIFMDIACFFKGDKVDRVMQVLDGCGFFPCIGIDYLVEKSLVTIRGNKVEMHYKTWPGKSFVKK; this comes from the exons ATGGCAAGAACTAGCGTCAAGACAACAGTAACAGAGCAAGCAAGACTGTCCCCTTTTTCCAGAGGGTCAAGCCACCACGATGTCTTTATCAGCTCTAGCTGCGACGGCACCCGCGACACCTTCGTTAGCCACCTTTCCGCCGCTTTAAAGCGCGTAAACATCACTGTGATGGAGGAAGATGACAAAAACAAGGTGCCTGAAACCAGACAGTATTTACCCAAGAAGACTAGACTGGGGATAGAGAGATCCAAGATCTGTATTGTTGTTCTCTCTGAGGACTTCGCGTCCTCCAAACATAGCCTGACTACTCTTGCGGAGATTATTGAGTGGCGGCATAGCAAAACAGGAGCCACGGTGGTTCCAGTCTTTTATGGCGTAGATCGCTCCTTAGTGGAGCAACAGATTGGGAAATACGGTGAGGCATTTTCTAAGCACGAGGCATCTGAGCCTAAAGATCGTGTGACCGAATGGAGAAACGCTCTAACGGAAGCAGCAAGCATAAAGGAAGGTCTCCACTCAAATGCCGAATCCAG TGACTTGAAACTTATGGAAGATATTGTCTCATACGTACATGGGCGACTAATTCCAGCGGACAAGATCGGGGTCAGTTCGAGAGTGTTGGAGATAGAAAACTTGCTCAGTAAGCAACCATGGGTTGTCCGCAGCATAGGAATTTGGGGGATGCCCGGTATAGGCAAGACCACCATTGCAAAAGCAGCCTTTGACCAGACGAAAGGGAACTTCAAATCTCGTAGTCGCTTCATCCAAAACTTCGAGAGAGAGTTTGAGAAGGAAGGAATGTCTCGTTTAAGAGGGCAACACTTACCATCACATGTGAAGGAGAAGCTTGACATCAACAGGTCAATTACTAACAACAGCCAAAGAGAAGAAAGTGTGTTCTTAGTTCTTGATGATGTGCGGAACCCTATAAACGCAGAGTCTTTTCTTGGAGGGTTTGAGTGGTTTGATCCAGGAAGTGTGATAATCATTACTTCCAGAAATAAACAAGTGCTTGTTCAATGTAGAATGGTTGAAATATATGAGGTGAAAGGTTTAGATGATAAGGAAGGTCTGAAGCTATTTTCCCAGTGCGCGTTTggagagcccaaacctgaagaTGGCCACCTGAAAGTGTCAGAGATGATCGTTAAATATGCTAACGGAAACGCTAAGGCTCTAAGCCACTATGGAAATGAGCTAAAGGGAAAGAAACCAGAAGAAATGGAGATAGAGTTTTGCAAACTCAAGCTAAATCCTCCTGCTGAGATTCTTGAAGTATTCAAGAACAGTTATAATGAACTTAGTGAGAACGAGAAGAACATATTTATGGACATTGCTTGTTTCTTCAAGGGAGATAAAGTTGATCGTGTCATGCAAGTGCTTGATGGGTGTGGTTTCTTCCCGTGTATTGGGATTGATTATCTTGTTGAGAAGTCTCTTGTGACTATTCGTGGAAACAAAGTGGAAATGCATTACAAGACGTGGCCAGGAAAATCCTTTGTCAAGAAGTAA